From one Catenuloplanes nepalensis genomic stretch:
- the rpsT gene encoding 30S ribosomal protein S20: MANIKSQIKRNRQNEKRRLRNKSVKSSLKTAIRKFHTAAESGDSTAATTLLRDASKQLDQAVSKGVIHKNQAANRKSAIAKRLQTLSAAA; this comes from the coding sequence GTGGCGAACATCAAGTCCCAGATCAAGCGCAACCGGCAGAACGAGAAGCGCCGGCTGCGGAACAAGTCGGTCAAGTCGTCGCTGAAGACGGCCATCCGCAAGTTCCACACCGCTGCCGAGTCCGGCGACTCCACCGCCGCGACCACGCTCCTGCGGGACGCCAGCAAGCAGCTCGACCAGGCTGTGAGCAAGGGCGTCATCCACAAGAACCAGGCTGCGAACCGCAAGTCGGCCATCGCGAAGCGTCTCCAGACGCTCTCCGCCGCCGCCTGA
- a CDS encoding NUDIX domain-containing protein, whose translation MHCSRCGAALPSAPPSVCAACGYHVYVNARPTSGLIIVRDDRFLALLRAREPRAGLWELPGGFCDGVEHPADAAVREAREELGVDVVLGELVGMYLGTYDYQDETLPVLDCIYLASLPSGASITLDLEEAAAMTWLPIAAPPAMAFGTMDRALEDAQKLLVR comes from the coding sequence GTGCACTGTTCGCGGTGCGGTGCGGCCCTGCCGTCCGCACCGCCGTCCGTCTGCGCCGCCTGCGGCTACCACGTGTACGTGAACGCGCGGCCCACGTCCGGCCTGATCATCGTCCGGGACGATCGCTTCCTCGCGCTGCTGCGGGCCCGCGAGCCGCGGGCCGGGCTGTGGGAGTTGCCCGGCGGCTTCTGCGACGGCGTGGAGCACCCGGCCGACGCCGCGGTCCGCGAGGCGCGCGAGGAACTCGGCGTGGACGTCGTGCTGGGCGAGCTGGTCGGCATGTACCTGGGGACGTACGACTACCAGGACGAGACGCTACCGGTGCTCGACTGCATCTATCTCGCCTCGCTCCCGTCCGGCGCCTCGATCACCCTGGACCTGGAGGAGGCCGCGGCGATGACCTGGCTCCCGATCGCGGCGCCACCGGCCATGGCGTTCGGCACGATGGACCGCGCTCTCGAGGACGCTCAAAAATTGTTAGTGCGTTAG
- a CDS encoding DUF4870 domain-containing protein, with product MTEPPRPPGEGNPGYNDPTAPIPPSYSTPPTPDGSYPPPGSGAGAYPPPTSGAGAYPPPTSGAGAYPPPSSGAGGYPPPSSGAGAYPPPPTSDAGAYPPPTSGAGAYPPPASDAGAYPPPGGHGTPPGGYGTPPGGYGTPPGGYGPPPGGGYGQGPQFGAPGHPGSKADYANDDKTWVILSHIGGVLFGFLAPLIVLLVKGNESQIVRAHAVEALNFQITVGLAALVAVVLTACSFGFLFFLPLIVWLAALIFGIMATIKVNDGEWYSYPMTWRVVK from the coding sequence ATGACCGAACCGCCTCGTCCGCCTGGTGAGGGCAACCCGGGTTACAACGACCCGACCGCCCCCATACCGCCGTCATACAGCACGCCGCCGACGCCGGACGGCTCGTACCCGCCGCCGGGCAGCGGCGCGGGGGCTTACCCGCCGCCCACCAGCGGCGCGGGGGCTTACCCGCCGCCCACCAGCGGTGCCGGTGCATACCCGCCGCCGAGCAGCGGCGCAGGCGGCTATCCGCCGCCGAGCAGCGGCGCGGGCGCCTACCCACCGCCGCCCACGAGCGATGCGGGAGCTTACCCGCCGCCCACCAGCGGCGCCGGTGCGTACCCGCCGCCCGCCAGCGACGCGGGCGCCTACCCGCCGCCCGGCGGCCACGGCACCCCACCCGGCGGCTACGGCACCCCGCCCGGTGGCTACGGCACCCCGCCCGGTGGCTACGGCCCGCCTCCCGGTGGCGGTTACGGCCAGGGACCGCAGTTCGGCGCGCCCGGTCACCCCGGCAGCAAGGCGGACTACGCCAACGACGACAAGACGTGGGTGATCCTCTCCCACATCGGTGGCGTCCTCTTCGGCTTCCTCGCCCCGCTGATCGTGCTCCTGGTCAAGGGCAACGAGTCGCAGATCGTCCGGGCGCACGCGGTCGAGGCGCTGAACTTCCAGATCACCGTGGGCCTCGCCGCGCTGGTCGCCGTGGTGCTCACGGCCTGCTCGTTCGGCTTCCTGTTCTTCCTGCCCCTCATCGTCTGGCTGGCCGCGCTGATCTTCGGCATCATGGCGACCATCAAGGTCAACGACGGTGAGTGGTACTCGTACCCGATGACCTGGCGTGTCGTGAAGTAG
- the lepA gene encoding translation elongation factor 4, with translation MRDPGATDPGAIRNFCIIAHIDHGKSTLADRMLQLTEVVDARQMRAQYLDRMDIERERGITIKSQAVRMPWTVREGERTGESAVLNMIDTPGHVDFTYEVSRSLAACEGAVLLVDAAQGIEAQTLANLYLAMENDLQIIPVLNKIDLPAAQPEKYAEELAHLIGCEPEDCLRVSGKTGMGVAHLLDEVVRQLPAPKGEAEAPARAMIFDSVYDIYRGVVTYIRVIDGKIEARDRIKMMSTGAVHELLEIGVISPEMLKGPALGVGEVGYLITGVKDVRQSRVGDTVTINARPAKEALGGYKDPRPMVYSGLYPIDGSDYPALREALDKLKLNDAALVYEPESSAALGFGFRCGFLGLLHLEIIQERLEREFGLDLISTAPNVVYRVQIEGGEEVTVTNPSEFPTGKIASIFEPTVRATILAPNDYVGAVMELCQGRRGQLKGMDYLSSERVELRYTLPLAEIIYDFFDQLKSRTKGYASLDYEPSGEQESDLVKVDILLHGDPVDAFSAIVHKDKAYNYGVTIASKLQKLIPRQQFEVPIQAAIGSRIIARETIRAIRKDVLAKCYGGDISRKRKLLEKQKEGKKRMKMVGRVEVPQEAFIAALNTSDGGEAGGKAPKK, from the coding sequence ATGCGTGACCCCGGCGCGACCGATCCCGGCGCCATCCGGAACTTCTGCATCATCGCTCACATCGACCACGGCAAGTCGACGCTGGCGGACCGGATGCTGCAGCTCACCGAGGTGGTGGACGCGCGGCAGATGCGGGCGCAGTACCTCGACCGGATGGACATCGAGCGCGAGCGCGGCATCACGATCAAGTCCCAGGCGGTACGGATGCCGTGGACCGTGCGGGAGGGTGAGCGCACCGGCGAGTCCGCGGTGCTCAACATGATCGACACGCCGGGGCACGTGGACTTCACCTACGAGGTGTCGCGCAGCCTGGCCGCCTGCGAGGGCGCGGTGCTGCTGGTCGACGCCGCGCAGGGCATCGAGGCGCAGACGCTGGCGAACCTGTACCTGGCGATGGAGAACGACCTCCAGATCATCCCGGTGCTGAACAAGATCGACCTGCCGGCGGCGCAGCCGGAGAAGTACGCGGAGGAGCTCGCCCACCTGATCGGCTGCGAGCCGGAGGACTGCCTGCGGGTGTCCGGCAAGACCGGCATGGGCGTGGCGCACCTGCTCGACGAGGTGGTCCGGCAGCTGCCGGCGCCGAAGGGCGAGGCGGAGGCGCCGGCCCGCGCGATGATCTTCGACTCGGTGTACGACATCTACCGCGGCGTGGTCACCTACATCCGAGTGATCGACGGCAAGATCGAGGCGCGCGACCGGATCAAGATGATGTCCACCGGCGCCGTGCACGAGCTGCTGGAGATCGGTGTCATCTCGCCGGAGATGCTGAAGGGCCCGGCGCTCGGCGTCGGCGAGGTCGGCTACCTGATCACCGGCGTGAAGGACGTGCGGCAGTCCCGGGTCGGCGACACCGTCACGATCAACGCGCGCCCGGCGAAAGAGGCGCTCGGCGGCTACAAGGACCCGCGGCCGATGGTCTACTCCGGTCTCTACCCGATCGACGGCTCGGACTACCCGGCGCTGCGCGAGGCGCTGGACAAGCTGAAGCTGAACGACGCGGCGCTGGTCTACGAGCCGGAGTCGTCCGCGGCGCTCGGCTTCGGCTTCCGCTGCGGCTTCCTCGGCCTGCTGCACCTGGAGATCATCCAGGAGCGGCTGGAGCGCGAGTTCGGCCTCGACCTGATCTCCACCGCGCCGAACGTGGTCTACCGCGTGCAGATCGAGGGCGGCGAGGAGGTCACGGTCACGAACCCGAGCGAGTTCCCGACCGGCAAGATCGCCTCGATCTTCGAGCCGACCGTCCGCGCCACGATCCTCGCGCCGAACGACTACGTGGGCGCGGTGATGGAGCTCTGCCAGGGGCGTCGTGGCCAGCTCAAGGGCATGGACTACCTCTCCAGCGAGCGGGTCGAGCTGCGCTACACGCTGCCGCTCGCCGAGATCATCTACGACTTCTTCGACCAGCTGAAGAGCCGCACCAAGGGGTACGCGTCGCTGGACTACGAGCCGTCCGGCGAGCAGGAGTCCGACCTGGTGAAGGTGGACATCCTCCTGCACGGCGACCCGGTCGACGCGTTCAGCGCGATCGTGCACAAGGACAAGGCGTACAACTACGGCGTCACGATCGCGTCCAAGCTGCAGAAGCTCATCCCGCGGCAGCAGTTCGAGGTGCCGATCCAGGCCGCGATCGGCTCCCGGATCATCGCCCGCGAGACGATCCGCGCGATCCGCAAGGACGTGCTCGCGAAGTGCTACGGCGGTGACATCTCCCGTAAGCGGAAGCTGCTGGAGAAGCAGAAGGAAGGCAAGAAGCGGATGAAGATGGTGGGCCGGGTCGAGGTCCCCCAGGAGGCCTTCATCGCGGCGCTGAACACCTCCGACGGCGGCGAGGCGGGCGGCAAGGCCCCGAAGAAGTGA
- a CDS encoding GlsB/YeaQ/YmgE family stress response membrane protein has protein sequence MTITGIITALIVGLIIGALGRLVVPGRQNIPLWLTLVIGVAAALLGTVVARALGFADTSGWDWRELATQVVLAAVGVALVTGFAGRRSVSRY, from the coding sequence ATGACCATCACCGGCATCATCACCGCTCTCATCGTCGGCCTCATCATCGGCGCGCTCGGCCGCCTGGTCGTGCCGGGCCGGCAGAACATCCCGCTGTGGCTGACCCTGGTCATCGGTGTCGCGGCCGCGCTGCTCGGCACGGTTGTCGCCCGGGCCCTCGGCTTCGCGGACACCAGCGGCTGGGACTGGCGCGAGCTGGCCACCCAGGTCGTTCTGGCCGCCGTCGGTGTGGCGCTGGTCACCGGTTTCGCCGGTCGCCGCAGCGTCAGCCGCTACTGA
- the hemW gene encoding radical SAM family heme chaperone HemW: MPGELPDGEAVPRDGALPPAALEASGRRGFGVYVHVPFCASRCGYCDFNTYTATELGGGASRDEYAETVLAELRLASRVMTKKPEKVDTVFVGGGTPTLLAADDLVRILEAIDDTWGLAPGAEVTTEANPESVDLSYLRTLRRGGFTRISLGMQSTAPGVLRILERQHSAGRAPAAAIEAREAGFEHVNLDLIYGTPGETADDFARSLDAVVAAGVDHVSAYALIVEDGTRLAARMRRGELPYPDDDVAADRYLAADRALTAAGLSWYEVSNWAATPEARCRHNLLYWTGGDWWGLGPGAHSHVGGVRWWNVKHPSAYAKRLAAGETPALARELLTEADRHMEDVMLRVRLAEGLPLATLDEAGRAGAKDALSRGLLEPAAYDAGRIVLTLPGRLLADGVVRDLLT, translated from the coding sequence GTGCCAGGCGAACTTCCCGACGGCGAGGCCGTACCCCGCGACGGCGCGTTGCCCCCGGCCGCGCTCGAGGCCTCCGGCCGGCGCGGCTTCGGCGTCTACGTGCACGTGCCGTTCTGTGCGAGCCGGTGCGGGTACTGCGACTTCAACACGTACACCGCGACCGAGCTCGGCGGCGGTGCGAGCCGCGACGAGTACGCGGAGACCGTGCTCGCCGAGCTGCGCCTCGCCTCCCGCGTCATGACGAAAAAACCGGAAAAAGTGGACACGGTGTTCGTCGGGGGTGGGACGCCGACGCTGCTGGCGGCGGATGACCTCGTGCGCATCCTGGAGGCGATCGACGACACCTGGGGGCTCGCGCCGGGCGCGGAGGTGACCACGGAGGCGAACCCGGAATCAGTCGATCTGTCGTACCTGAGAACCTTGCGGCGGGGCGGCTTCACCCGCATCTCGCTCGGCATGCAGTCCACCGCGCCGGGCGTGCTCCGGATCCTGGAGCGCCAGCACTCCGCGGGCCGCGCGCCGGCCGCCGCCATCGAGGCCCGCGAGGCGGGGTTCGAGCACGTCAACCTCGATCTGATCTACGGTACGCCGGGGGAGACCGCGGACGACTTCGCCCGCTCCCTGGACGCGGTGGTCGCGGCCGGCGTCGACCACGTGAGCGCGTACGCGCTGATCGTCGAGGACGGCACCCGGCTGGCCGCCCGCATGCGCCGCGGCGAGCTGCCCTACCCGGACGACGACGTGGCCGCGGACCGCTACCTGGCCGCGGACCGGGCGCTGACCGCCGCGGGCCTGAGCTGGTACGAGGTGAGCAACTGGGCCGCCACGCCCGAGGCCCGCTGCCGGCACAACCTGCTCTACTGGACCGGCGGCGACTGGTGGGGGCTCGGACCCGGCGCGCACAGCCACGTCGGCGGCGTTCGCTGGTGGAACGTCAAGCACCCCTCGGCGTACGCGAAGCGCCTGGCCGCCGGCGAGACGCCCGCGCTCGCCCGGGAGCTGCTCACCGAGGCCGACCGGCACATGGAGGACGTGATGCTGCGCGTCCGCCTCGCCGAGGGCCTGCCGCTCGCCACGCTGGACGAGGCCGGGCGCGCCGGGGCGAAGGACGCGCTGAGCCGCGGCCTGCTGGAGCCGGCCGCCTACGACGCCGGCCGGATCGTGCTGACGCTTCCCGGCCGCCTGCTCGCCGACGGCGTGGTCCGCGACCTGCTCACCTGA
- the hrcA gene encoding heat-inducible transcriptional repressor HrcA yields the protein MPLDDRKLAVLRAIVEDYVATQEPVGSKSLVERHNLGVSPATVRNDMAVLEEEGYIRQPHTSAGRVPTDRGYRLFVDRLSRVKPLSPAERRAIERFLAGAVDLDDVVHRTVRLLAQLTRQVAVVQYPSLARSSVRHLELVQVSTTRLMLVMIADTGRVEQRLVDLPAPTSADLVLDLRSRINEKLCGMRLVDTPMLVEALIDEIRPEQRATMAVLSSVLLETLVERREERVVLAGTANLTRGGILDFHGSLRPILEALEEDLILLKLIGEVEPTTTRVMIGDETQVDNLRSAAVVSTGYGPHSTIVGGLGVLGPTRMDYPGNIATVRAVARYVSELLAQN from the coding sequence ATGCCATTGGACGATCGCAAGCTCGCCGTTCTGCGCGCGATAGTCGAGGACTACGTCGCGACGCAGGAGCCGGTCGGCAGCAAATCCCTGGTCGAGCGGCACAACCTCGGCGTCTCCCCGGCGACCGTGCGCAACGACATGGCGGTGCTCGAGGAGGAGGGTTACATCCGGCAGCCGCACACGAGCGCCGGCCGCGTCCCCACGGACCGCGGCTACCGTCTCTTCGTGGACCGGCTCTCCCGGGTGAAGCCGCTCAGCCCGGCCGAGCGCCGGGCGATCGAGCGGTTCCTCGCCGGCGCGGTCGATCTCGATGATGTGGTGCATCGCACTGTCCGGCTTCTGGCTCAGCTGACCCGCCAGGTCGCGGTCGTGCAATACCCGAGCCTCGCCCGGTCGTCGGTGCGTCACCTGGAGTTGGTCCAGGTCTCCACCACCCGGCTGATGCTCGTCATGATCGCCGACACCGGCCGGGTGGAGCAACGCCTGGTGGACCTGCCTGCGCCGACCTCCGCCGACCTGGTGCTCGACCTGCGCAGCCGGATCAACGAGAAGCTCTGCGGCATGCGCCTGGTCGACACGCCGATGCTGGTCGAGGCGCTGATCGACGAGATCCGGCCGGAGCAGCGGGCGACCATGGCGGTGCTCTCCTCCGTGCTGCTGGAGACGCTGGTCGAGCGGCGCGAGGAGCGGGTTGTCCTGGCGGGCACCGCGAACCTGACCCGGGGTGGCATCCTGGACTTCCACGGTTCGCTGCGGCCCATCCTCGAGGCGCTGGAGGAGGATCTGATCCTGCTCAAGCTGATCGGGGAGGTCGAGCCGACCACCACACGAGTGATGATCGGCGACGAGACCCAGGTCGACAACCTGCGGTCCGCGGCGGTGGTCAGCACCGGTTACGGACCGCACAGCACGATCGTGGGTGGGTTGGGCGTGCTCGGCCCGACCCGGATGGACTACCCCGGAAACATCGCGACGGTGCGAGCCGTGGCACGCTACGTGAGTGAACTGCTGGCACAGAACTAA
- a CDS encoding phosphotransferase, which translates to MGVISLPEVPYGATATRPDWADLPEGLRTAIAARLGSPVVRSTTAGGGFTKGFAGVLDTASGKRFFVKAASLAHERHLADWQYREVAITGALPEAVPAARPLWSLAAAGYYATCLEAVDGSVPGLPWAPAELDAALDAWAAAAAALASPPAELAGMDLPPLPGLLRHDLSWWTEIVAGRESSPTLPRFAAGRHDELAELERLAPEFAGGDGVIHGDLRLDNVMIDGAGRAWICDWTWCCRGAPFFDTATLLVTAHASGLDADRLFSAHPTGRDVPAEALDATLAALSGYWLTRAESGPGSASPYIRGHQRWSGEMALHWLATRRGWLAR; encoded by the coding sequence ATGGGTGTGATCTCGCTGCCGGAGGTCCCGTACGGCGCCACCGCGACCCGGCCGGACTGGGCGGATCTGCCCGAGGGCCTGCGCACCGCGATCGCGGCCCGGCTCGGGTCGCCGGTGGTCCGGTCGACCACCGCCGGAGGCGGGTTCACCAAGGGCTTCGCCGGGGTGCTGGACACCGCGTCCGGAAAGCGGTTCTTCGTGAAGGCGGCGTCGCTGGCACACGAGCGGCACCTGGCGGACTGGCAGTACCGGGAGGTGGCGATCACCGGCGCGCTGCCCGAGGCGGTCCCGGCCGCGCGGCCGCTGTGGTCGCTGGCCGCGGCCGGCTACTACGCGACCTGTCTGGAGGCGGTGGACGGGTCGGTGCCGGGCCTGCCCTGGGCGCCGGCCGAGCTGGACGCCGCGCTGGACGCGTGGGCCGCGGCCGCGGCCGCGCTCGCGTCCCCACCGGCCGAGTTGGCCGGGATGGACCTGCCGCCGCTGCCCGGCCTGCTGCGGCACGACCTGTCCTGGTGGACCGAGATCGTCGCCGGCCGCGAGTCGTCCCCCACGCTCCCCCGGTTCGCCGCCGGGCGGCACGACGAGTTGGCCGAGCTGGAACGGCTGGCCCCGGAGTTCGCCGGTGGCGACGGCGTGATCCACGGCGACCTGCGGCTGGACAACGTCATGATCGACGGCGCCGGGCGGGCCTGGATCTGCGACTGGACCTGGTGCTGCCGCGGCGCGCCGTTCTTCGACACCGCCACGCTGCTGGTCACCGCGCACGCCAGCGGCCTGGACGCGGACCGGCTCTTCAGCGCGCACCCGACCGGCCGCGACGTGCCCGCCGAGGCACTGGACGCGACGCTGGCCGCGCTCTCCGGCTACTGGTTGACCAGGGCCGAGTCCGGGCCGGGCAGCGCCTCACCGTATATTCGGGGGCACCAGCGGTGGAGCGGCGAGATGGCGCTGCACTGGCTGGCCACCCGCCGAGGGTGGCTCGCCCGCTGA
- a CDS encoding 16S rRNA (uracil(1498)-N(3))-methyltransferase, giving the protein MSSSLFLVDSLPATDEWVLDGPEGHHAADVQRLTAGEELILADGRGGTALAVVLAPGKGHLKIKITSRGYVESPDPRLVVVQGLPKGDRGELAVQAMTETGADEIIPWSAARSVTVWKGDRGTKARDKWAATAREAAKQARRAWLPTVAPAALSTHRVADRLRGEATAFVLHEEATDRLTHVPLPAAGEIILIVGPEGGVAPAELDAFAEAGARPVRLGDLVLRTSTAGVAALSVLSTRLGRW; this is encoded by the coding sequence ATGTCCTCGTCGCTCTTCCTGGTCGACTCGCTGCCCGCGACCGACGAGTGGGTCCTGGACGGCCCCGAGGGTCATCACGCGGCCGACGTGCAGCGTCTGACCGCCGGTGAGGAGCTGATCCTCGCCGACGGCCGGGGCGGCACCGCACTCGCCGTCGTGCTCGCCCCCGGCAAGGGCCACCTCAAAATCAAGATCACCTCGCGGGGGTACGTGGAGAGTCCCGACCCCCGCCTCGTCGTCGTCCAGGGCCTGCCCAAGGGCGACCGTGGCGAGCTGGCCGTGCAGGCGATGACCGAGACCGGCGCCGACGAGATCATCCCCTGGTCCGCCGCCCGCTCCGTCACGGTCTGGAAGGGCGACCGCGGCACCAAGGCGCGCGACAAGTGGGCCGCCACCGCCCGCGAGGCCGCCAAGCAGGCCCGCCGCGCCTGGCTCCCCACGGTCGCGCCGGCCGCGCTGAGCACGCACCGGGTCGCCGACCGGCTGCGCGGCGAGGCCACCGCGTTCGTGCTGCACGAGGAGGCCACCGACCGCCTCACCCACGTCCCGCTCCCGGCCGCAGGCGAGATCATTCTCATCGTCGGCCCCGAGGGCGGCGTCGCCCCGGCCGAGCTGGACGCGTTCGCCGAGGCCGGCGCCCGTCCCGTACGCCTCGGTGATCTGGTCCTGAGAACCTCCACCGCCGGTGTGGCCGCGCTCTCCGTCCTCTCCACCCGCCTCGGCCGCTGGTGA
- the dnaJ gene encoding molecular chaperone DnaJ — MARDYYGILGVSRDATDDDIKRAYRKLARQYHPDVNPDPEAHEKFKDINAAYEVLSDDQKRQMVDLGGDPLAPGGGGGPGGPGGAGPFVGFQDIMDAFFGQAAGATRGPRPRTRPGADAILRLELDLQETAFGVEAPITVDTAVICTTCAGAGTAAGTHLATCETCQGRGEVQSVQRTFLGQVVSSRPCTVCQGHGTVIPSPCPTCAGEGRVRTRRSLTVKIPAGVEDGMRIRLAQQGEVGPGGGTAGDLYVEIHERPHDVYSRRGDDLHCRVTVPMTSAALGTRLTIKTLDSEEQIDVKSGTQPGATMRIRGKGVPRLRGQGRGDLFVHLDVRTPTKLTSDQERMLRDFAKTRGEDVAELSKQGGFFSRMRDAFNGH, encoded by the coding sequence GTGGCCAGGGACTACTACGGGATCCTCGGCGTGAGCCGGGACGCGACCGACGACGACATCAAGCGGGCCTATCGCAAGCTGGCCCGCCAATACCACCCGGACGTGAATCCGGATCCCGAGGCGCACGAGAAGTTCAAGGACATCAACGCGGCGTACGAGGTGCTCTCGGACGACCAGAAGCGTCAGATGGTCGACCTCGGCGGCGATCCGCTGGCCCCGGGCGGCGGGGGTGGCCCCGGCGGCCCCGGCGGCGCGGGCCCGTTCGTCGGGTTCCAGGACATCATGGACGCGTTCTTCGGTCAGGCCGCGGGCGCGACCCGTGGCCCGCGCCCGCGGACCCGTCCGGGTGCCGACGCGATCCTGCGCCTGGAGCTCGACCTGCAGGAGACCGCGTTCGGCGTCGAGGCGCCGATCACGGTCGACACCGCGGTGATCTGCACCACCTGCGCGGGCGCCGGCACCGCGGCCGGCACCCATCTGGCGACCTGTGAGACCTGCCAGGGCCGTGGCGAGGTGCAGTCCGTGCAGCGCACGTTCCTCGGCCAGGTCGTGTCGTCCCGCCCGTGCACGGTGTGCCAGGGCCACGGCACGGTCATCCCGAGCCCGTGCCCGACCTGCGCCGGCGAGGGCCGGGTCCGGACCCGGCGGTCACTGACCGTCAAGATCCCGGCCGGCGTGGAAGACGGCATGCGCATCCGCCTCGCCCAGCAGGGTGAGGTCGGCCCGGGTGGCGGCACCGCCGGCGACCTCTACGTCGAGATCCACGAGCGCCCGCACGACGTCTACTCACGCCGCGGCGACGACCTGCACTGCCGCGTCACCGTGCCGATGACCTCGGCCGCGCTCGGCACCCGGCTGACCATCAAGACGCTGGACAGCGAGGAGCAGATCGACGTGAAGTCCGGCACCCAGCCGGGCGCCACCATGCGGATCCGCGGCAAGGGCGTCCCGCGCCTGCGCGGCCAGGGCCGCGGCGACCTCTTCGTCCACCTGGACGTGCGGACGCCCACCAAGCTCACCTCCGATCAGGAGCGCATGCTCCGCGACTTCGCCAAGACCCGCGGCGAGGACGTGGCCGAGCTCTCCAAACAGGGCGGCTTCTTCAGCCGCATGCGCGACGCCTTCAACGGGCATTAA
- a CDS encoding GNAT family N-acetyltransferase translates to MITTSLDLASAATPAADIMAAAFGLTPAEQLQRRDIFAEHARHPGLIARGAFDGSRLVGFCYGFPAGDRSWWERQVHPRLAAVGAASWLSPDTLELTELHVHPDHQGHGLGRTLITEVCDASPAIRVLLSVRVESTGARHLYATLGFTELTTPFLFGGVPPHYLLMGTHQPLRR, encoded by the coding sequence ATGATCACGACGTCGTTGGACCTCGCCTCCGCCGCGACCCCCGCCGCCGACATCATGGCGGCCGCCTTCGGCCTCACCCCCGCCGAACAGCTCCAGCGCCGCGACATCTTCGCCGAGCACGCCCGCCACCCCGGCCTGATCGCCCGTGGCGCGTTCGACGGCTCCCGCCTGGTCGGCTTCTGCTACGGCTTCCCGGCCGGCGATCGCAGCTGGTGGGAACGCCAGGTCCACCCCCGCCTCGCCGCCGTCGGCGCCGCCTCCTGGCTGTCCCCGGACACCCTCGAACTCACCGAGCTGCACGTCCACCCGGACCACCAGGGCCACGGCCTCGGACGCACCCTGATAACCGAGGTCTGCGACGCCAGTCCCGCCATCCGCGTCCTGCTCAGCGTCCGCGTGGAGAGCACCGGCGCGCGGCACCTCTACGCCACCCTCGGCTTCACCGAACTCACCACGCCATTCCTCTTCGGCGGCGTACCACCCCACTACCTCCTGATGGGCACCCACCAGCCCCTACGCCGCTGA
- a CDS encoding enoyl-CoA hydratase-related protein, translating to MTSALLRVEAGDGVATLTLDSPHNRNALSTSLIHELSEALSAAVADPAVRVIVLSHTGPVFCAGADLKETQAAFDGEGTLPVVPLADLLAALWEAPKPIVARVGGPARAGGIGLIAAADIVVCAEDATFAFSEVRLGVIPAVISVPVRRRITARAAAELFLTGDVFGAARAAEIGLVTRATSDLDETVRNYCASLVKGAPAALAGARALLQDVTVRDELARMADASDRYFRSAEGQEGIRAFREKRAPDWIPEPPQ from the coding sequence ATGACGTCCGCGCTCCTGCGGGTGGAGGCCGGCGACGGGGTGGCGACCCTCACGCTGGACAGCCCGCACAACCGCAACGCCCTGTCCACGTCGCTGATCCACGAGCTGTCCGAGGCGCTGTCCGCGGCCGTGGCCGACCCGGCCGTCCGAGTCATCGTGCTGTCCCACACCGGCCCGGTCTTCTGTGCCGGTGCCGACCTGAAGGAGACCCAGGCCGCGTTCGACGGCGAGGGCACGCTCCCGGTGGTGCCGCTGGCCGACCTGCTCGCCGCGCTCTGGGAGGCACCGAAGCCGATCGTGGCCCGGGTCGGCGGCCCGGCCCGCGCGGGCGGCATCGGCCTGATCGCGGCCGCGGACATCGTGGTCTGCGCGGAGGACGCGACGTTCGCGTTCAGCGAGGTCCGGCTGGGTGTGATCCCCGCGGTGATCTCCGTGCCGGTGCGCCGCCGGATCACCGCGCGCGCCGCCGCCGAGCTCTTCCTGACCGGCGACGTGTTCGGCGCGGCCCGCGCGGCGGAGATCGGCCTCGTCACCCGGGCCACCTCGGATCTGGACGAAACAGTGCGAAACTACTGCGCCTCACTGGTCAAGGGCGCGCCGGCCGCGCTCGCCGGCGCGCGGGCCCTGCTGCAGGACGTTACCGTGCGTGACGAGCTGGCACGGATGGCGGACGCCTCGGACCGCTACTTCCGGTCCGCGGAGGGCCAGGAGGGCATTCGGGCGTTTCGCGAAAAACGCGCACCCGACTGGATCCCGGAGCCGCCCCAGTAA